GACGCGTGCCGTTCGGCGCGGAGGTGGGCGGCGTAGGCGGCGAGCGCGTCGGCCGTCGCGCGCTCTGTCCTTGTCGGCATGGGAGGCCGATGGTAACAACCAGGTCCGGGCGGTACAAGGTGACGGCGACCACGACGCGCGCCGCGGCGGTCTTCGTGATGCTCTCCGCGCTCCTCTCGGCCTGTCGCGCCGACCCGTCGACGCCGCGCGGGACCGCGGAGCGCTTCCTCGACGCCCACTACGTGCGCATCGATCTGCCCGCGGCGCTGCCCTACACGACGGACCTCGCGCGCCACAAGGTAGAGGAGGAGATCGGACTCACGCAGGGCCAGGCGATCGACGAGACGACGCGCAAGCCCTCGGTGCACTACACCTTCCTCGAGGAGCACCCCGTCGGCGACGACATGGTCAACTACCTCTACCGCGGTACGATCGTGGTCGAGGACGCCGACCGCTTCGAGCGGCGCTGGCTCGTCACGGTGCGCCGCGGCGACGGCGGCTGGCGGGTGACGAACTATCAGGAGCTCGGCGAGTGAGCCGAGGCCGGCTCGGGGTGGTCGCGGCGGTGGCTGTCGTCGCCGCGGCGGGCGCGGTCGCCGGCCTGGCGCATCTGGCGAGCCGCCAGCAGGGCCGGCTGCTCCGAGCGGCGGGGCACGCGCTCGGGCGAGACCTCCGTGCCGAGCGCCTCGGCCTCACCTTCCGCGGCGGTCTCGGCGTCGCCCTCGAGGGCGTCACGATCAGCGACGACCCGGCGTTCGACGCGGCAGAGCCCTTCCTCACCGCGCGGCGGCTCGGCATGCGGCTCAGCCTCCTCCCGCTCCTCCGGCGGCGTCTCGTCGTCGATCGCGTCGTCGTCGACGAACCCGTCGTGCGTCTCGTGCGCGACCGCGCGGGACGCCTGAACGTCAGCACGCTCGGACACCCCGAGCGGGACTCGGAATCGGCAGCCGATGCGTCGCGCCGGCACGGGCGGCCCGCCTTCCAGCTCGCGGCCCTCCGCCTGCGACACGGCACCCTCAGCTACACCGACCGCGCCACCGGGCGCGGCGTCGAGCTGACCGATGTGGCGGTCGACGCGCACGAGCCCCGCTTCGGCGCGCCCATGCCGATCGCGGTGCGGGCGCAGCTCGCGGGCGCCGACCTCCGCCTCGAAGACATCGTGAGCCAGGGGATGCTCGACCTGGCCGGCGCGCGGCCGGCGTACCAGGGCACGGTGACGGCAGGACGCGGGATGCTGGGATCGCTGCCGCTGGCCCGCGTACGCGCGACGATCCACGCGAGCCCCCCGGACCTCGCGCTCGATTCGGCCACCATCGAGCTGCTCGGCGGCAGCGCGACCGGAAACGCCCGTCTGACCGCGTCGGCGCTCGAGGCGCACATCGCCGGGCGGGGGATCGACCTGGCGCGCGTGCCGGCGCGCCCCGGCGCGCCGCACCCCGCGGGCGCGCTGGAGCTGGAGGCCGCGCTCGCGGGTCCCGCGCCGGGGACCGAAGGGTTCCGGAGTGCGCTCACCGGCAGCGGCAGATTCCGCGTCGCCGACGGACGCGTCGCGGGCGTCGGCGTCGGCCCGGCGATCCTGGAGGTGCTGCGGCCGCTGATGGGGAACGGCGCCGCCGATCGACTCCGGAGCCGCTACCCGGACCTGCTCGGCAGCGAGGACCTCCGCTTCACGCAGCTCTCCGGGACCGGACGGCTCTCGGGCGGCCGCGTCCACTCGGACGACCTGGTCCTCGCCGGCGCCAGCTACGACGCGCGCGGCGCCGGGGACCTCGGGCTCGACGGAGACGCCGACGTCTCGGTCCGCGTCGTGGCCTCGCCCGCGCTCACCGACGACCTCCTCGGGCGCTCCCGCATGCGCCCGGTGCTGGTCGATGACGGCGGCCGCCTCGGCATCCCGCTCCACGTGCGGGGGCCGCTGCACCACCCCCGGGTCACCCCCGAACCGGCGTTCGCAGCGTCGGTCACGCGGGGGTTGCTCGGCGGGACGGGCCTCGAGGAGAAGGCGGGTTCGCTGGTCGAGCGGCTCTTCGGCGGCAAGCGACGGCGGGAGCGCTGACGGCGTGCGCCTCCTCCACCTCCTCGCGGGGTCGCTCGTGCTCCGCCCCTACGTCTTCGTCTTCCTCGCCGTCTACCTCTTCGCGGCGGTGACGCGTCTCGGCGGGCGGCGGGCAGCGGCCTTCACGTTGCTCGCCTGGGCGGTCGCGTACGCCGCCGAGTTCAGCTCCACGCGCACCGGCTTCCCGTTCGGCTTCTACGTCTACCTCGACGTCACGCGCGACCGCGAGCTCTGGCTGGCCAACGTGCCCTTCTTCGACTCGCTGTCGTTCACCTTCCTGTGCTACCTGGGTTATGCGCTCGCGCTGTTCCTCTACTCGCCGCTCGCCGTCTCGCCGCGGGACTTCCAGGTGCTCGACACGCCGGACATCCGGGCGAGCCGCCGCGTGCTGCTGACGGGTGCCTTCTTCGTCATGCTGATCGACGTGGTGATCGACCCGCTCACGTTGCGCGGCGACCGCTGGTTCCTCGGCCGCATCTATTACTATCCCGGCGGCGGCATCCACTTCGGCGTGCCGCTCAGCAACTACGGCGGCTGGTTCCTCGTCGCGCTGGTGACGATCGGGCTCTACCAGCGGCTCGACCGCCGCGTCCCGCGGTCGCGCGACGGCCCGCGGCACGTGCGCTATGGTGGGCTCCTCGAGCCGGCGGTCTACCTCGGCATCCTGGTGTTCAACCTGACGCTCACGTTCTGGATCGGCGAGACCCTGCTTGGCCTGCTCGGCTGCATGCTGTATGCCCCGGTCGTCGTGCTCTTCCTGTCCCACCCGCTGAACCCGATGCGCCGAAAGGAGACGACCGTGACGTACGCCGTCCTCCTCGTCGCCCTGCTCGCGGCCGGGCCTGCCGCGGCGCTCACCGGCCGCGAGGTGATCGACCGGGCGCAGCAGCAGAATGGCTTCTCCACCTGGCGCGAC
This genomic window from Deltaproteobacteria bacterium contains:
- a CDS encoding AsmA family protein yields the protein MSRGRLGVVAAVAVVAAAGAVAGLAHLASRQQGRLLRAAGHALGRDLRAERLGLTFRGGLGVALEGVTISDDPAFDAAEPFLTARRLGMRLSLLPLLRRRLVVDRVVVDEPVVRLVRDRAGRLNVSTLGHPERDSESAADASRRHGRPAFQLAALRLRHGTLSYTDRATGRGVELTDVAVDAHEPRFGAPMPIAVRAQLAGADLRLEDIVSQGMLDLAGARPAYQGTVTAGRGMLGSLPLARVRATIHASPPDLALDSATIELLGGSATGNARLTASALEAHIAGRGIDLARVPARPGAPHPAGALELEAALAGPAPGTEGFRSALTGSGRFRVADGRVAGVGVGPAILEVLRPLMGNGAADRLRSRYPDLLGSEDLRFTQLSGTGRLSGGRVHSDDLVLAGASYDARGAGDLGLDGDADVSVRVVASPALTDDLLGRSRMRPVLVDDGGRLGIPLHVRGPLHHPRVTPEPAFAASVTRGLLGGTGLEEKAGSLVERLFGGKRRRER